From one Novosphingobium sp. genomic stretch:
- a CDS encoding inner membrane-spanning protein YciB — protein sequence MTAPERKNHSPLVNLAIDYGPVAAFFVAYRLFKPSGAASLSDVAAVTKSTGVFMAATVLALIASKWIRGKVSPMLWLSTVLVCGFGALTMISQDEGWIRHKPTAVYALFAVMLLVGWAKGKPTLKYLLESAFDGLSDEGWMKLSRNWGWFFLFLAALNEVFAYKGWFTFDQWLRAKLIVFMPLSFLFTFAHMPMLLRHGLGQEKQPDSEKAE from the coding sequence ATGACCGCGCCCGAACGTAAGAACCATTCGCCGCTGGTCAATCTGGCGATCGATTATGGCCCGGTCGCGGCTTTCTTTGTCGCCTATCGCCTGTTCAAGCCCTCGGGCGCGGCGAGTCTCAGCGATGTGGCTGCCGTCACCAAAAGCACCGGCGTCTTTATGGCGGCCACGGTGCTGGCGCTGATCGCGTCGAAATGGATTCGCGGCAAGGTGTCGCCCATGCTGTGGCTTTCCACCGTGCTGGTCTGCGGCTTTGGCGCGCTGACGATGATCAGTCAGGACGAGGGCTGGATCAGGCACAAACCCACCGCCGTCTATGCGCTGTTTGCGGTGATGCTGCTGGTGGGCTGGGCCAAGGGCAAGCCGACGCTGAAGTACCTGCTGGAAAGCGCTTTTGACGGGCTTTCCGACGAGGGCTGGATGAAATTGTCGCGCAACTGGGGCTGGTTTTTCCTGTTCCTCGCCGCGCTGAACGAGGTGTTTGCCTACAAGGGCTGGTTCACCTTCGACCAGTGGCTGCGCGCCAAGCTGATCGTCTTTATGCCGCTCTCGTTCCTGTTTACCTTTGCCCATATGCCGATGCTGCTGCGCCACGGTCTGGGGCAGGAAAAACAGCCTGACAGCGAAAAGGCTGAATAA
- the ftsY gene encoding signal recognition particle-docking protein FtsY gives MSADSWTSRLMGGLAKTSERLAGNLSGITGAARLTDDQLDELEDALILSDLGPRAAARIRGAMAQRRFEGSAGENAIREAVAEEIAAILRPVAKPLEVTAFPRPHVVLVIGVNGSGKTTTIAKLAHLFQEEDYAVMLAAGDTFRAAAIGQLGVWADRLGVPIVKGPEGGDPAAIVFDAVKSASERGTDALIVDTAGRLQNKRELMDELAKIHRVLGRLNPAAPHDVVLVLDATNGQNALAQIETFKEVAGVTGLVMTKLDGTARGGVLVAAAEQYGLPIHAIGVGERIDDLRPFDPDLVARVIAGVAA, from the coding sequence ATGAGCGCCGATAGCTGGACCTCCCGCCTGATGGGCGGCCTCGCCAAGACCTCCGAACGTCTGGCGGGCAATCTCTCTGGCATCACCGGTGCCGCGCGCCTGACCGACGACCAGCTCGATGAGCTGGAGGATGCGCTGATCCTCTCCGATCTGGGGCCGCGCGCCGCCGCCCGCATCCGTGGCGCCATGGCGCAGCGCCGGTTTGAGGGCTCTGCCGGCGAAAATGCCATCCGCGAGGCCGTCGCCGAGGAAATCGCCGCCATCCTGCGCCCGGTGGCCAAGCCGCTGGAGGTCACCGCCTTCCCGCGCCCGCATGTGGTGCTGGTGATCGGCGTCAACGGCAGCGGCAAGACCACCACCATCGCCAAGCTGGCCCACCTGTTCCAGGAAGAGGACTATGCGGTGATGCTGGCAGCGGGCGACACCTTCCGCGCCGCCGCGATCGGCCAGCTGGGCGTCTGGGCGGACCGCCTTGGCGTACCCATCGTGAAGGGCCCCGAAGGCGGCGATCCGGCGGCCATCGTCTTTGACGCCGTGAAATCCGCCAGCGAGCGCGGCACCGACGCCCTGATCGTCGACACCGCCGGACGCCTGCAAAACAAGCGCGAGCTGATGGACGAGCTGGCCAAGATCCACCGCGTGCTGGGCCGCCTCAACCCCGCCGCGCCGCATGATGTGGTGCTGGTGCTGGATGCCACCAACGGCCAGAATGCGCTGGCCCAGATCGAGACCTTCAAGGAGGTGGCGGGCGTGACCGGTCTGGTCATGACCAAGCTGGATGGCACCGCGCGCGGCGGCGTGCTGGTTGCCGCTGCCGAGCAATATGGCCTGCCCATCCATGCCATCGGTGTGGGCGAGCGGATCGATGATCTGCGGCCCTTCGATCCCGATCTGGTGGCGCGTGTGATCGCCGGGGTCGCGGCATGA
- a CDS encoding MiaB/RimO family radical SAM methylthiotransferase encodes MSVEVVSLGCRMNLAESEHMRALLAGERDMVVINSCAVTAEALRQTRQAIRKARRTRPDARLMVTGCAVEVERDSIAALDVDGLIANADKLDARAWNVPPAPAMPMPSGQHTRAFVAVQNGCDHACTFCIIPAGRGPSRSRGIANVVTEVRAHAEAGVGEVVLTAVDLTGWNHGDQRLGDLVAAILRDVPKLPRLRLSSMDGVEIDPLLREIIASEKRVMPHLHLSLQHGADLILKRMKRRHLRADAVNLVADLKARRPDIAVGADLIAGFPTEDEAAHADNLSIIGELGIVHGHIFPYSARHGTPAARMPQLPRPLVSERAAELRHAVATSRAAWLESLIGQPQTVLAERDGTGHAENFARIALPTGTPAGQMLTITPTRITEGLLS; translated from the coding sequence ATGAGCGTCGAGGTCGTCTCGCTGGGCTGCCGGATGAATCTGGCGGAGAGCGAGCATATGCGCGCGCTTCTCGCGGGCGAGCGCGACATGGTGGTCATCAACTCCTGCGCCGTCACCGCCGAGGCCCTGCGCCAGACGCGTCAAGCGATCCGCAAAGCGCGCCGCACCCGCCCCGATGCGCGGCTGATGGTGACGGGCTGCGCGGTGGAGGTGGAGCGCGATTCCATCGCCGCGCTGGATGTCGACGGCCTGATTGCCAATGCCGACAAGCTGGACGCCCGCGCCTGGAATGTACCGCCCGCGCCTGCCATGCCGATGCCTTCGGGCCAGCATACGCGCGCCTTTGTGGCGGTGCAGAACGGCTGCGACCATGCCTGCACCTTCTGCATCATCCCCGCCGGTCGCGGCCCGAGCCGTTCGCGCGGCATCGCCAATGTGGTCACCGAAGTGCGCGCCCATGCCGAAGCTGGCGTAGGCGAAGTGGTGCTGACCGCCGTGGACCTCACCGGCTGGAACCATGGCGATCAGCGCCTCGGCGATCTGGTTGCCGCGATCCTGCGCGATGTGCCTAAACTGCCCCGCCTGCGCCTCTCCTCGATGGATGGCGTGGAGATCGACCCGCTGCTGCGCGAGATCATCGCCAGCGAAAAGCGGGTGATGCCGCATCTCCATCTTTCGCTGCAGCATGGCGCCGATCTGATCCTCAAGCGCATGAAGCGCCGCCATCTGCGCGCCGATGCCGTGAACCTCGTGGCCGATCTGAAGGCCCGCCGCCCCGATATCGCCGTGGGCGCCGATCTGATCGCCGGCTTCCCCACCGAGGATGAGGCCGCCCATGCCGACAATCTCTCGATCATCGGTGAACTCGGGATCGTCCACGGCCATATCTTCCCCTACAGCGCCCGCCACGGCACCCCCGCCGCGCGCATGCCGCAACTGCCGCGCCCGCTGGTGAGCGAGCGCGCTGCTGAACTGCGTCATGCCGTCGCCACAAGCCGCGCCGCCTGGCTGGAAAGCCTGATCGGCCAGCCCCAGACCGTGCTGGCCGAGCGCGACGGCACCGGCCATGCCGAAAATTTCGCAAGGATCGCCCTGCCCACCGGCACGCCTGCCGGGCAGATGCTGACCATCACCCCAACACGCATCACCGAAGGATTGCTCTCATGA
- the dapF gene encoding diaminopimelate epimerase, with protein MRVPFVKMHGLGNDFVVLDAREGNVPPMTATLAAALGDRHRGIGCDQLVLLENSEIADLKMRIFNQDGSEVEACGNATRAVGLLHGSAASIETLAGVIYAAPTPDGISVDMGRPRFEWDAIPLAYAMDTLTMPVGWEELNAPTAVNVGNPHVIFFTPDTHGVELDRLGPLIEHDPLFPERINVNVATVTARDAITLRVWERGAGLTLACGTGACATAIGAMRRGLVDRRVTVTLPGGPLVIEWRGDEGITMTGPATEAFRGAFELSAFYQG; from the coding sequence ATGCGTGTTCCTTTCGTCAAGATGCATGGGCTGGGCAATGATTTCGTCGTGCTGGACGCGCGCGAAGGCAATGTGCCGCCCATGACCGCCACTCTGGCCGCCGCTCTGGGTGACCGGCATCGCGGCATCGGCTGCGATCAGTTGGTGTTGCTCGAAAACTCCGAGATCGCCGATCTGAAAATGCGGATCTTCAACCAGGACGGCAGCGAGGTCGAGGCCTGCGGCAACGCCACCCGTGCCGTGGGTCTGCTCCATGGCAGCGCGGCTTCCATCGAGACGCTGGCGGGCGTGATCTATGCCGCACCCACGCCCGATGGCATTTCGGTCGATATGGGCCGCCCCCGCTTCGAGTGGGACGCGATTCCGCTGGCCTATGCCATGGACACGCTGACCATGCCGGTGGGCTGGGAGGAGCTGAATGCCCCCACCGCCGTCAATGTCGGCAATCCGCATGTGATCTTTTTCACGCCCGACACGCATGGCGTGGAGCTGGACCGCCTCGGCCCGCTGATCGAGCATGATCCGCTCTTCCCCGAACGCATCAACGTCAATGTCGCCACCGTCACGGCGCGCGATGCCATCACCCTGCGCGTGTGGGAACGTGGCGCTGGGCTGACACTGGCCTGCGGCACCGGTGCCTGCGCCACCGCCATCGGCGCCATGCGTCGCGGTCTGGTCGACCGCCGCGTAACGGTCACCCTGCCGGGCGGCCCGCTGGTGATCGAATGGCGCGGCGACGAGGGCATCACCATGACCGGCCCTGCCACCGAAGCCTTCCGCGGCGCGTTCGAGCTGTCCGCGTTTTATCAGGGATGA
- a CDS encoding bestrophin family protein, producing MIQRSKPGLMDILFAWKGTILPRIGGRLALILLASVGAVLAARDHPGIFGQISAFPFTLIGLALSIFMSFRNNACYGRWWEGRQLWGALVIEARTIARQVASLPKAEREEFVMGLCAFAWGLRARLRGDDESTAIRHWCGAGWGEGEWRAMANPTNGVVHAMGQTSQRLLAQGIIDPMRWSVLEQHLAALTTVQTGCERIAATPVPFAYSLLLHRTAYIFCLSLPFALAGTLGWWAVLPSALVAYTFFGLDALGDQLEDPFGHDVNDLPLDAMVRVIERDMLSALGQTDLPPVLMPVDNVLM from the coding sequence ATGATCCAGCGCTCGAAACCCGGTCTGATGGACATCCTCTTTGCGTGGAAGGGCACGATCCTGCCGCGCATTGGCGGGCGTCTGGCCTTGATCCTGCTGGCCAGCGTGGGGGCGGTGCTGGCGGCGCGCGACCATCCGGGCATCTTCGGGCAGATCAGCGCCTTTCCCTTCACGCTGATCGGTCTGGCGCTGTCGATCTTCATGAGCTTTCGCAACAATGCCTGTTACGGCCGCTGGTGGGAGGGGCGGCAGTTATGGGGCGCTCTGGTGATCGAGGCGCGTACCATTGCCCGGCAAGTGGCCAGCCTGCCCAAAGCCGAGCGCGAGGAGTTCGTGATGGGGCTCTGCGCCTTTGCCTGGGGGCTGCGTGCGCGACTGCGTGGCGATGATGAATCCACCGCCATCCGGCATTGGTGTGGGGCGGGGTGGGGTGAGGGCGAGTGGCGGGCCATGGCCAATCCCACCAATGGCGTGGTGCATGCGATGGGGCAGACCAGCCAGCGCCTGCTGGCTCAGGGCATCATCGACCCGATGCGCTGGTCGGTGCTGGAGCAGCATCTGGCCGCGCTGACCACGGTGCAGACCGGCTGCGAGCGGATCGCGGCGACTCCGGTGCCTTTTGCCTATTCGCTGCTGCTGCATCGCACGGCCTATATCTTCTGCCTCAGCCTGCCTTTCGCGCTGGCGGGGACATTGGGCTGGTGGGCGGTGCTGCCCTCGGCGCTGGTGGCCTATACGTTCTTCGGGCTGGATGCGCTGGGGGATCAGTTGGAGGATCCCTTTGGCCATGATGTCAACGATCTGCCGCTTGATGCCATGGTGCGGGTGATCGAGCGCGACATGCTTTCGGCGCTGGGGCAGACGGATTTGCCGCCTGTGCTTATGCCTGTGGATAATGTGTTGATGTGA
- the thyA gene encoding thymidylate synthase → MTLPYTLRTESAAHWEDQYLALMDHIWRHGDERRDRTGVGTRSIFGAQIRCDLSDNRMPLLTTKRVYWKTATRELLWFLTGDTNIRSLCAQGVEIWTDWPLDRYRKETGDPISREDFSARIVADEAFAAQWGDLGPVYGKQWVDWPTYQPVGEGIYRKGQGVNQIAELVHSLRHNPGSRRHIIEGWNVAELDSMALPPCHKTYQFHVADGRLSGLLYQRSADVALGLPFNLWSAALLIRMLAQQCDLEPGELVWTGGDTHLYLNHEELVEAQLQRKPSGDPRMTLARRPETIFDYTIEDFVVSDYAPQGKLAAPVAV, encoded by the coding sequence ATGACCTTGCCTTATACGCTCCGCACCGAGTCCGCCGCCCATTGGGAAGACCAGTACCTTGCCCTGATGGACCATATCTGGCGCCATGGTGACGAACGCCGCGACCGCACCGGTGTCGGCACGCGCTCGATCTTCGGGGCGCAGATCCGTTGCGATCTCTCCGACAACCGCATGCCGCTGCTGACCACCAAGCGCGTCTATTGGAAGACGGCGACGCGCGAATTGCTGTGGTTCCTGACTGGCGACACCAACATCCGCTCGCTCTGCGCGCAGGGGGTGGAAATCTGGACCGACTGGCCGCTCGACCGTTATCGCAAGGAAACCGGCGATCCGATCAGCCGCGAGGATTTTTCTGCCCGCATCGTGGCGGATGAGGCTTTTGCCGCGCAATGGGGTGACCTAGGCCCGGTCTATGGCAAGCAGTGGGTCGACTGGCCGACCTATCAGCCGGTGGGCGAGGGGATTTACCGCAAGGGGCAGGGCGTCAACCAGATTGCCGAGCTGGTCCACAGCCTGCGTCACAATCCGGGCAGCCGCCGCCATATCATCGAGGGCTGGAATGTGGCCGAGCTTGATTCGATGGCGCTGCCGCCCTGCCACAAGACCTATCAGTTCCATGTGGCCGACGGGCGCCTCTCGGGCCTGCTCTATCAGCGGAGTGCTGACGTGGCCTTGGGGCTGCCTTTCAATTTGTGGAGCGCCGCCCTGCTGATCCGCATGCTGGCCCAGCAATGCGATCTGGAGCCGGGCGAGCTGGTGTGGACCGGCGGCGACACGCATCTCTATCTCAACCATGAGGAACTGGTGGAGGCGCAGTTGCAGCGCAAGCCTTCGGGCGATCCGCGCATGACGCTGGCCCGGCGCCCGGAGACGATCTTCGATTATACCATCGAGGATTTTGTCGTCTCTGACTACGCGCCTCAGGGCAAGCTTGCCGCGCCGGTCGCGGTATAA
- a CDS encoding YdeI/OmpD-associated family protein encodes MEKEPRIDAYIEKAAPFARPILTHLRALLHEAVSDLGETIKWGMPHFTVGGKNLAGIAAFKAHCAFVIHGTGRQGMERDPGMGDYGKIASLDDLPPAEEMKAKLIAAAEAIRQGGGMARPKKAPREAIPMPDDFAQALEAHPAARAVFETFSPSNRRDYLEWIVEARQAATRAKRIAQAVEWIAEGKRRNWKYEKC; translated from the coding sequence ATGGAGAAGGAGCCGCGAATCGATGCCTATATCGAGAAAGCGGCGCCCTTCGCCCGCCCGATCCTGACTCATCTGCGCGCGCTGTTGCATGAGGCCGTGTCCGACCTTGGCGAGACCATCAAATGGGGCATGCCGCATTTCACGGTCGGCGGGAAAAATCTGGCGGGGATCGCCGCCTTCAAGGCGCATTGCGCTTTCGTGATCCACGGCACGGGCCGTCAGGGCATGGAGCGTGATCCCGGTATGGGTGATTACGGCAAGATTGCCAGCCTCGATGATCTGCCACCTGCCGAAGAGATGAAGGCCAAGCTGATCGCCGCTGCCGAGGCCATCCGGCAAGGCGGCGGCATGGCCCGCCCCAAAAAGGCGCCGCGCGAAGCGATTCCCATGCCTGATGACTTCGCACAGGCGTTGGAGGCCCATCCGGCGGCCCGTGCCGTGTTTGAAACCTTCTCCCCCTCCAACCGTCGCGACTATCTGGAATGGATCGTGGAGGCCAGGCAGGCCGCCACTCGCGCCAAGCGCATCGCTCAGGCCGTGGAGTGGATCGCGGAGGGCAAGCGGCGCAACTGGAAGTATGAGAAGTGCTGA
- a CDS encoding DUF2842 domain-containing protein encodes MAETPRKAPPRKAPTWRIPIGILALVGALLVYGGLVARFVAPWIASWTVLLQVPVYALLGVVWLLPLRRYLIWMETGRWG; translated from the coding sequence ATGGCAGAGACTCCACGCAAGGCCCCGCCGCGCAAGGCCCCGACATGGCGCATCCCCATCGGCATTCTCGCACTGGTGGGGGCCTTGCTGGTCTATGGCGGGCTGGTCGCGCGTTTTGTGGCACCATGGATCGCATCATGGACCGTGCTGCTGCAGGTGCCCGTCTACGCCCTGCTGGGCGTGGTGTGGCTGCTGCCCTTGCGGCGCTATCTGATCTGGATGGAAACCGGGCGCTGGGGCTGA
- a CDS encoding 5-formyltetrahydrofolate cyclo-ligase encodes MDQKKALRAGLRKARRAHVAALDPRVRALIFLRPPAAVAALAPEGATVGLYHALPDEAPTRGYAKFFAEQGRKVALPWFADRDAPMQFRLWLDPYDDEGLEVGPHGALQPAADAPEAEPNLTFVPLVGFSADGARLGQGGGHYDRWLAAHPEATALGLGWDCQLVEDLPLEAHDQPLTAIITPTRLYEAS; translated from the coding sequence TTGGATCAGAAGAAGGCGCTGCGGGCCGGTTTGCGCAAGGCCCGGCGCGCGCATGTCGCTGCCCTTGACCCACGCGTGCGGGCGCTGATCTTCCTGCGCCCGCCCGCTGCCGTGGCCGCCCTGGCGCCCGAGGGCGCGACAGTCGGCCTCTATCACGCCCTGCCCGACGAGGCGCCGACGCGCGGCTATGCCAAATTCTTTGCCGAGCAGGGCCGCAAGGTCGCCCTGCCATGGTTCGCCGACAGGGATGCGCCGATGCAGTTCCGCCTCTGGCTCGATCCTTATGATGATGAAGGGCTGGAAGTCGGCCCGCACGGCGCGCTTCAGCCCGCCGCGGATGCGCCCGAGGCCGAGCCGAATCTGACTTTCGTGCCGCTGGTCGGCTTTTCGGCCGATGGCGCAAGGCTGGGTCAGGGCGGTGGGCATTACGACCGCTGGCTGGCGGCGCATCCGGAGGCGACCGCTTTGGGGTTGGGCTGGGACTGCCAGCTGGTCGAGGATCTGCCGCTGGAGGCCCATGACCAGCCCCTGACCGCCATCATCACCCCCACCCGCCTTTACGAGGCCTCCTGA
- a CDS encoding cell division protein ZapA, which produces MSNVTLTIAGRDYVVGCASGEEEHIADLGRMIDARLASLPPAAVQGESRALLFAALLLADEVFEAKKGDLGLPPHAETFDGEEFLPEAVEATPAIPLPVEEAPPTPAAAPEWVDDTDRLTDLALRLENLASLMEDPLEDRPFRS; this is translated from the coding sequence GTGAGCAATGTGACCCTGACCATTGCCGGTCGCGACTATGTGGTGGGCTGCGCCTCGGGCGAGGAAGAGCATATCGCCGATCTGGGCCGGATGATCGATGCGCGGCTCGCCAGCCTGCCGCCCGCCGCCGTGCAGGGCGAAAGCCGCGCGCTGCTGTTTGCCGCGCTGCTGCTGGCCGATGAGGTTTTTGAGGCGAAGAAGGGCGATCTTGGCCTGCCGCCGCATGCCGAAACATTCGATGGCGAGGAATTTCTGCCCGAGGCGGTCGAAGCCACCCCGGCGATTCCGCTGCCTGTTGAAGAGGCACCGCCCACCCCCGCCGCTGCGCCGGAATGGGTCGATGACACCGATCGCCTGACCGATCTGGCACTGCGGCTGGAAAATCTGGCCTCTTTGATGGAAGACCCCCTTGAGGATCGGCCCTTTAGGTCCTAA
- the tkt gene encoding transketolase, translating to MTIAAPFEAPQLDHARLQAMANAIRVLSMDAVQAANSGHPGMPMGMADVATVLFSKFLKFDPAAPRWADRDRFILSAGHGSMLIYSLLHLTGYAQPTMDDISKFRQLHSVCAGHPENFELPGVECTTGPLGQGLAMSVGFALAERHLNATFGDGLVDHNTFVIAGDGCLMEGINHEAIGLAGHLKLGRLNVLWDDNRITIDGDTSVSTSEDIPARYRATGWHVVECDGHDFDDIERAISEAIADPRPSLIACRTIIGKGAPNKQGGHNVHGSPLGDAEIAAAREVLGWTLPPFELPAEILADWRSLAPKGAAAHAAWAERLASDAQGQEFARRMAGELPSLEEAEATFAGWLEGNQKVATRKASELALEVLAPLVPELVGGSADLTGSNLTKVKATTPLTADDYSGRYVYYGIREFGMAAAMNGMALHGGIIPYGGTFLVFSDYCRNAIRMSALQQARVIYVLTHDSIGQGEDGPTHQPIEHVMSMRMIPNLELFRPADVIETAECWQLALENDNGPTVLALTRQNVSQLRKSGENLSALGAYRLAEASADRKVVLIATGSEVEIAVAVRAALEEQGIGADVVSMPSMSRFRDQDAAYQADLLPADVLKVSIEAGTTFGWESFTGADGLRFGIDTFGASAPAAALYDYFGLTAPKITPQIVAALKA from the coding sequence ATGACCATCGCCGCCCCGTTCGAAGCCCCCCAGCTCGATCACGCAAGGTTGCAGGCGATGGCCAATGCCATCCGCGTTCTTTCCATGGATGCCGTTCAGGCCGCCAACAGCGGCCACCCCGGCATGCCGATGGGCATGGCCGATGTGGCCACGGTGCTGTTCTCGAAGTTTCTGAAGTTCGATCCGGCTGCCCCGCGCTGGGCCGACCGTGACCGTTTCATCCTGTCGGCGGGCCATGGCTCGATGCTGATCTACTCGCTGCTGCATCTGACCGGCTATGCCCAGCCGACGATGGATGACATCAGCAAGTTCCGCCAGCTTCACAGCGTCTGCGCCGGCCACCCCGAGAATTTCGAGCTGCCGGGCGTGGAATGCACCACCGGCCCGCTGGGTCAGGGCCTGGCCATGTCGGTCGGCTTCGCGCTGGCCGAGCGTCATCTCAACGCCACTTTCGGCGACGGTCTGGTCGATCACAACACCTTCGTGATCGCGGGCGACGGCTGCCTGATGGAAGGCATCAACCATGAGGCGATCGGTCTGGCCGGTCACCTCAAGCTGGGCCGCCTCAACGTGCTGTGGGACGACAACCGCATCACCATCGACGGCGACACCTCGGTGTCGACCAGCGAGGACATTCCGGCCCGCTATCGCGCCACCGGCTGGCATGTCGTGGAATGCGACGGCCATGATTTCGACGATATCGAGCGCGCCATCAGCGAAGCCATCGCCGATCCGCGCCCCTCGCTGATCGCCTGCCGCACCATCATCGGCAAGGGCGCCCCCAACAAGCAGGGCGGCCACAATGTTCACGGTTCGCCGCTGGGCGACGCCGAAATCGCCGCCGCTCGCGAGGTGCTGGGCTGGACCCTGCCGCCCTTCGAGCTGCCTGCCGAAATTCTCGCCGACTGGCGCTCGCTGGCCCCCAAGGGCGCCGCTGCCCATGCCGCATGGGCCGAGCGTCTGGCCTCTGACGCGCAGGGTCAGGAATTTGCTCGCCGCATGGCTGGCGAACTGCCCTCGCTGGAGGAGGCCGAGGCCACCTTCGCGGGCTGGCTCGAAGGCAATCAGAAGGTCGCCACCCGCAAGGCGAGCGAACTGGCGCTTGAGGTGCTGGCCCCGCTGGTGCCCGAACTGGTGGGCGGCTCGGCTGACCTTACCGGTTCGAACCTCACCAAGGTGAAGGCCACGACGCCGCTGACCGCCGACGATTACAGCGGCCGCTATGTCTATTACGGCATCCGCGAATTCGGCATGGCCGCCGCGATGAACGGCATGGCGCTGCATGGCGGCATCATCCCCTATGGCGGCACCTTCCTGGTGTTCTCGGACTATTGCCGCAATGCCATCCGCATGTCGGCGCTGCAGCAGGCTCGCGTCATCTACGTGCTGACGCATGACTCGATCGGTCAGGGTGAAGACGGCCCGACCCACCAGCCCATCGAGCATGTGATGAGCATGCGCATGATCCCGAACCTCGAACTGTTCCGTCCCGCCGACGTCATCGAGACCGCCGAGTGCTGGCAGCTTGCTCTGGAAAACGACAATGGCCCGACCGTGCTGGCCCTGACTCGCCAGAACGTCAGCCAGTTGCGCAAGAGCGGCGAGAACCTGTCGGCTCTGGGCGCCTACCGCCTTGCCGAGGCCTCGGCTGACCGCAAGGTGGTGCTGATCGCCACCGGTTCGGAAGTGGAAATCGCCGTCGCCGTGCGCGCCGCTCTTGAAGAGCAGGGCATCGGTGCCGATGTTGTCTCCATGCCCTCGATGAGCCGCTTCCGTGATCAGGATGCTGCCTATCAGGCCGATCTGCTGCCCGCCGATGTGCTCAAGGTCTCGATCGAGGCTGGCACCACCTTCGGTTGGGAAAGCTTCACCGGCGCTGACGGTCTGCGCTTCGGCATCGACACTTTCGGCGCCAGCGCTCCGGCGGCTGCGCTTTACGATTACTTCGGTCTGACGGCGCCCAAGATCACGCCGCAGATCGTCGCGGCCCTGAAGGCCTG